A single window of Drosophila suzukii chromosome 3, CBGP_Dsuzu_IsoJpt1.0, whole genome shotgun sequence DNA harbors:
- the LOC108015972 gene encoding uncharacterized protein, with protein sequence MLPRITFVFIIICGYLLFTDCRETVRSKRAKRPRAPEPVNFEPEPQQDLENDESGSQEKDLPEIPENFLSPSVREYLELGKSIPGRPGVDYPILSAVPYTNFYCDEQEYPGFFADMETRCQGWHYCDIDGRQATFLCPNGTQFSQAVFVCDWWFNVRCDLSPRLYAINARLYQRPKVNPTRPHRIITKQLVEDIFT encoded by the exons ATTGCCGTGAAACGGTTCGCTCTAAGCGTGCCAAACGCCCACGAGCTCCAGAACCGGTCAACTTCGAGCCGGAGCCCCAACAGGATCTGGAAAATGATGAGAGTGGCAGCCAGGAGAAGGACCTGCCGGAAATACCGGAAAACTTCCTTAGCCCCTCAGTGCGAGAGTATCTCGAGCTGGGCAAATCCATTCCCG GTCGTCCCGGCGTTGACTATCCCATTCTGTCGGCGGTGCCGTATACGAACTTTTACTGTGACGAGCAGGAGTATCCTGGATTCTTTGCCGATATGGAGACAAGGTGCCAGG GCTGGCACTACTGCGACATCGATGGACGCCAGGCCACGTTCCTCTGCCCAAATGGCACCCAGTTCTCACAGGCGGTCTTCGTCTGCGACTGGTGGTTCAATGTGCGCTGCGATCTCTCACCCCGGCTATATGCCATTAACGCCCGACTCTATCAGCGCCCCAAGGTGAACCCCACTCGGCCACATCGCATCATTACCAAACAACTGGTCGAGGACATCTTCACCTGA
- the LOC108020304 gene encoding uncharacterized protein, which translates to MHGSSKLALTLAFVLTYLGCTQAQGQGDLFRCNVMYKCSDEKELVWAMADERCHVFHNRCLLKVEQCARKNSDKSELVETTREICKPHCTKVCADVYDPVCAQIFQEEYITFSNECEMRNNICTNERPYSYFAIGECVERPVG; encoded by the exons ATGCACGGAAGCAGCAAACTGGCATTGACCTTGGCCTTCGTGCTAACTTACTTGGGATGCACCCAGGCCCAAGGCCAGGGTGACCTCTTCCGGTGCAATGTGATGTACAAATGCTCGGATGAGAAGGAGTTAGTTTGGGCCATGGCCGACGAACGTTGCCACGTGTTTCACAACAGGTGTCTGCTGAAGGTGGAGCAGTGTGCCCGAAAAAATAGTGATAAATCGGAGCTGGTCGAAACCACTCGGGAAATCTGCAAACCACATTGCACCAAGGTCTGTGCGGATGTCTATGATCCCGTGTGTGCGCAAATCTTCCAGGAGGAGTATATAACCTTTAGCAATGAGTGCGAAATGCGAAACAATATTTGCACTAACGAAAGGC CATACTCCTACTTTGCGATTGGTGAATGCGTTGAGCGGCCAGTTGGTTAA